In the genome of Saprospira sp. CCB-QB6, one region contains:
- a CDS encoding RapZ C-terminal domain-containing protein, which produces MNQTILDLYQEHFGAAAQEIKALPLSGSDRLYYRLSSPFGQALGVENPAQEENLAFVSFTQSFLKLGLPVPKLLAQSLDQNCYLIEDLGPNTLLQSLEEARQNGEGHFPNRFYQYYKKALIALLDLQIEGHQEVDYSLAYPKADFDKQSMQWDCQSFKYWYLLPAKLPFDAEALEQDFDRLVEFLAQAPAHYFMFRDFQARNIIIKDEQPYFIDYQGGRRGPLQYDLVSLLFQAKAQLSNKDRERLLEEYWQALKKRDPKWDRQEFERYYLGFVLLRSLQVLGAYGFKGHYQKKGHFLASIPFALANIRWLLMQDLLPLPELNRLLKGLIRQPQEQLPQPQEQALRLHISSFSYKRGLPEDPTGGHGAGFIFDCRFIHNPGRYTPYKKKTGLDEEVKLFLVEDGEIEQFLAQIFPVIEGAIQKYLDRGHSDLGVHFGCTGGQHRSVYSAERLQQFLQSRFGPELDIRLNHRERPHWPK; this is translated from the coding sequence ATGAATCAAACTATACTCGACCTTTATCAGGAGCATTTTGGCGCAGCCGCCCAAGAGATCAAAGCGCTGCCCCTTTCTGGTTCCGATCGCTTATATTATCGTCTTTCTTCCCCTTTTGGACAGGCTCTGGGGGTGGAGAATCCCGCTCAAGAAGAGAATTTGGCCTTTGTTTCTTTTACGCAAAGCTTTTTAAAATTGGGCTTGCCCGTCCCTAAACTTTTGGCCCAATCCCTAGACCAAAATTGCTATTTGATTGAGGATTTAGGTCCCAATACGCTACTCCAAAGCCTAGAAGAAGCCCGCCAAAATGGAGAAGGCCATTTTCCCAATCGCTTCTATCAATATTATAAAAAAGCCCTGATCGCTCTGCTCGATTTACAGATTGAGGGCCATCAAGAAGTAGATTATAGCTTGGCTTATCCCAAAGCTGATTTCGATAAACAATCCATGCAGTGGGATTGCCAATCATTTAAGTATTGGTATTTGCTACCCGCCAAACTCCCCTTTGATGCCGAGGCCCTAGAGCAAGATTTTGATCGCCTAGTCGAATTTTTGGCCCAAGCTCCTGCGCATTATTTCATGTTTAGAGATTTTCAAGCGCGCAATATCATTATTAAAGATGAACAGCCTTATTTTATTGATTATCAGGGAGGAAGACGTGGTCCGCTTCAATACGATTTGGTCTCTTTGCTTTTTCAGGCCAAAGCGCAATTGTCCAATAAAGATCGCGAACGCTTGCTAGAAGAGTATTGGCAGGCACTCAAAAAACGAGACCCCAAATGGGATCGCCAAGAGTTTGAGCGCTATTATCTGGGCTTTGTGCTTTTGCGCAGTTTGCAGGTCTTGGGCGCCTATGGTTTTAAGGGACATTACCAAAAGAAGGGACATTTTCTGGCCAGTATTCCCTTTGCCTTGGCCAATATTCGCTGGTTGCTGATGCAAGATTTATTGCCGCTACCCGAGCTGAATCGCCTGCTTAAAGGGCTAATCCGACAGCCACAAGAACAATTGCCCCAACCCCAAGAACAAGCCCTTCGCCTACATATTTCTTCCTTTTCCTACAAAAGAGGCTTGCCCGAAGATCCCACGGGGGGACACGGAGCTGGCTTTATCTTCGATTGCCGATTTATCCATAATCCAGGCCGATATACGCCCTACAAAAAGAAAACGGGCCTAGACGAAGAGGTCAAACTCTTTTTGGTAGAAGACGGCGAAATTGAACAGTTTTTAGCCCAGATTTTTCCTGTTATTGAGGGGGCTATACAAAAGTATTTGGACCGTGGGCATTCCGATTTAGGAGTGCATTTTGGTTGCACGGGCGGCCAACATCGATCGGTCTATTCTGCCGAGCGATTACAACAGTTTTTGCAAAGCCGTTTTGGCCCAGAACTCGATATTCGCCTCAACCACCGAGAACGTCCTCATTGGCCAAAATAA
- a CDS encoding DUF7793 family protein, which produces MNKVKTPLGEAYALSGNIVKSITLVAQLNDLEVVKEHVKAIREAFSDNNYYISDTRFVKHTSIEVRRYLAANTRAKAVAILAKSGPAVLLSNIFISFNRLPYPIKLFKEEADAIAWLVEQGAEAPKN; this is translated from the coding sequence ATGAATAAAGTGAAGACTCCTCTAGGAGAGGCTTATGCCTTATCTGGAAATATTGTGAAGAGCATTACCTTGGTGGCTCAACTGAATGATTTAGAGGTCGTCAAAGAACATGTAAAGGCTATTCGAGAGGCCTTTAGTGATAATAATTATTATATCTCGGATACACGCTTTGTGAAGCATACCAGCATTGAGGTCCGACGATATTTAGCGGCGAACACGAGGGCCAAAGCGGTAGCTATTTTAGCCAAAAGTGGCCCTGCGGTCTTGCTCAGTAATATCTTTATCAGCTTCAATCGCCTTCCTTACCCGATTAAGCTTTTCAAAGAAGAAGCAGATGCTATTGCTTGGTTGGTAGAACAGGGGGCTGAAGCTCCAAAAAACTAG
- a CDS encoding DUF7793 family protein → MKKIETPLGDVYQLSDNLIKAVIKLAKVDDLELVKQHMQMVRDHFGTHSFYLSDTRLVKHTSMRVRKYLAEQATVSAAAILAKNSITVMLANMFINFSKPPYPTKLFKEEAEAIAWLIEQGAQPLTK, encoded by the coding sequence ATGAAAAAGATAGAGACCCCCTTAGGCGATGTATATCAACTTTCTGATAATTTGATTAAGGCTGTAATAAAATTGGCTAAGGTTGATGACTTGGAGTTGGTTAAACAACATATGCAAATGGTCCGCGATCATTTTGGAACGCATAGTTTTTACTTATCTGATACTCGTTTAGTTAAACATACGAGTATGCGGGTTCGTAAGTATTTGGCAGAGCAGGCTACAGTTTCTGCGGCAGCCATTTTGGCTAAAAATAGCATCACAGTGATGCTCGCCAATATGTTTATTAACTTTAGTAAACCCCCATACCCCACAAAGCTATTTAAAGAAGAGGCCGAGGCTATTGCTTGGCTGATCGAGCAGGGCGCTCAGCCCCTTACAAAATAA
- a CDS encoding DUF7793 family protein encodes MAKKIHTEVGYILQLGPNVAKEVYLVPEVKEINMVKDHVRQGQELFGVGGYCLTDIRKLKSISREVREYMKEHSTVTAVAILVNSGLSMMVSNLFINISRPPYLARAFRKESAALKWLEEQGGILYSE; translated from the coding sequence ATGGCAAAAAAAATACATACAGAAGTAGGCTATATACTTCAATTAGGACCAAATGTCGCCAAGGAGGTCTATTTAGTACCCGAGGTAAAGGAAATCAATATGGTCAAGGACCATGTTAGGCAGGGGCAGGAGCTCTTTGGAGTAGGGGGGTATTGTCTGACCGACATTCGCAAATTAAAGTCTATTAGCAGAGAGGTTAGAGAGTATATGAAGGAGCACTCTACAGTCACTGCTGTAGCCATTTTGGTTAATAGTGGTCTATCGATGATGGTGAGCAACCTATTTATAAATATCAGTCGCCCCCCCTATTTGGCCAGAGCTTTTCGGAAAGAATCGGCGGCATTAAAGTGGTTGGAAGAACAAGGCGGGATCTTGTATTCTGAGTAG
- a CDS encoding DUF7793 family protein gives MSKQINTAFAKVWQLSPNLIKEVYHPGRANDMDIIKDHIQLCHETFGLNQYYVTDIRLLKSASKEAREYLRNHSGAAAAAIIVGGGLSKMLGNMYMSFSSPLYPTRIFQDERKAIAWLIEQGAEAP, from the coding sequence ATGAGTAAGCAAATTAACACTGCTTTTGCAAAGGTTTGGCAATTGAGCCCAAATCTAATAAAAGAAGTATACCATCCAGGGCGGGCAAATGATATGGATATAATTAAGGATCATATACAACTTTGTCATGAGACATTTGGTTTAAACCAGTATTACGTCACAGATATTCGATTATTAAAGTCAGCTTCTAAGGAAGCTAGAGAATATTTGAGAAATCATTCTGGAGCAGCGGCAGCGGCAATTATTGTAGGTGGGGGGCTATCAAAGATGCTAGGCAATATGTATATGAGTTTTAGTTCGCCACTTTATCCCACTCGAATTTTTCAAGATGAGAGAAAAGCAATAGCTTGGTTGATTGAACAAGGTGCCGAGGCTCCGTAA
- a CDS encoding DUF7793 family protein, with protein sequence MAKQIRTAVAELTQLGPNLIKEVYTAEQVHELSIVEEHVRQCHEHFGVGGYYLTDIRKLKSAKKEAREYLRDHSQVVAVAILVQGGLSMLMGNLFIGFTKPPYLAKVFHKEELALAWLVKQGAELYP encoded by the coding sequence ATGGCAAAACAAATTCGGACAGCTGTAGCGGAGCTAACTCAGTTAGGGCCCAACCTAATCAAGGAGGTTTATACTGCAGAGCAGGTTCATGAGCTATCGATTGTAGAGGAACATGTTAGGCAATGTCATGAGCATTTTGGGGTTGGGGGCTATTATCTGACGGATATTCGCAAGCTAAAATCGGCTAAAAAAGAGGCAAGGGAATATTTGCGAGATCATTCTCAGGTGGTTGCTGTGGCTATTTTAGTGCAGGGGGGCTTATCTATGTTAATGGGAAATTTATTTATAGGCTTTACTAAACCCCCTTATTTGGCAAAGGTTTTTCATAAGGAAGAATTGGCCTTAGCTTGGTTGGTTAAGCAGGGGGCAGAGCTTTACCCCTAA
- a CDS encoding acetate--CoA ligase, giving the protein MPEKTYDELYNWSLEQPLEFWKAQAQRLAWHKFPETILDDTGDYPQWFADGELNLSALCLDQHIADGYGEDCALIYDSPVSQTKAKYTYNELRDLVAAFAGGLRELGLEKGDRAVIYMPMIPQAVIAMLACARLGVTHSVVFGGFAAHELAIRIDDCKPKVLITASAGIEIQKIIPYKVLVDAALEEAEFPPEKVVLYNRRLGIEHPERDYDVDFEELLKAEPVDPVIVLANHPSYILYTSGTTGTPKGVIRDTGGYATVLHFSMQHIYGLKPGEVFWAASDIGWVVGHSYIVYGPLLHRNTTILFEGKPIRTPDARTFWRMIEEYKVSSMFTAPTAIRAIRKEDPEGEWIKKYDLSSLRFQFLAGERCDAATLEWLQSKLNKPVIDHWWQTESGWPMLANMAGHELMPIKPGSAGRPVCGFAFDILDEDGQALPANAEGLLSIRTPLPPGCLMGLWENPVRFQKSYFSQFEGYYSTGDGAYIDEEGYYFITGRVDDVINVAGHRLSTAEMEEVLAGHPAVAEVAVIGRACELKGQRPMAFVVWQGQEGRAESVLEKELVQLVRTKIGAVAALKEILPVQRLPKTRSGKTLRRLLRDIVDQRPYKMPSTIDDPSVIPELQAQIQAYR; this is encoded by the coding sequence ATGCCTGAAAAGACCTATGATGAACTCTATAATTGGAGTTTGGAACAGCCCCTAGAATTTTGGAAAGCGCAAGCCCAGCGTTTGGCTTGGCATAAGTTTCCGGAGACCATATTGGATGATACAGGAGATTATCCGCAATGGTTTGCGGATGGGGAGTTGAATTTATCGGCGCTTTGTTTGGACCAGCACATTGCGGATGGATATGGGGAGGATTGTGCGTTGATTTATGATTCTCCGGTTAGTCAGACCAAGGCGAAATATACGTATAATGAATTGCGAGATTTGGTAGCGGCCTTTGCTGGAGGTTTGCGGGAGTTGGGTTTAGAGAAAGGGGATCGAGCGGTAATTTATATGCCGATGATTCCGCAGGCTGTAATTGCGATGTTGGCCTGTGCTCGTTTGGGAGTGACGCATTCGGTTGTTTTTGGTGGATTTGCGGCTCATGAGTTAGCGATTCGGATAGATGACTGCAAGCCGAAGGTCTTGATTACGGCTTCTGCGGGGATTGAAATACAAAAAATAATTCCGTATAAAGTATTGGTGGATGCGGCTTTAGAAGAGGCGGAGTTTCCGCCTGAAAAGGTTGTATTATATAATAGACGGTTGGGCATTGAGCATCCTGAGCGGGATTATGATGTAGATTTTGAGGAATTGCTCAAGGCGGAGCCTGTAGATCCTGTGATTGTATTGGCTAATCATCCTTCTTATATTTTATATACATCGGGCACTACAGGAACGCCCAAGGGGGTTATTCGAGATACGGGGGGCTATGCTACGGTTTTGCATTTTAGCATGCAGCATATTTATGGGTTGAAGCCAGGAGAGGTTTTCTGGGCGGCTAGTGATATTGGTTGGGTTGTGGGGCATAGTTATATTGTCTATGGACCATTATTGCATCGGAACACCACCATATTATTTGAGGGCAAGCCGATTAGGACGCCAGATGCGCGTACTTTTTGGCGGATGATCGAGGAGTATAAGGTATCTTCTATGTTTACGGCGCCTACGGCTATTCGGGCGATACGTAAGGAGGACCCAGAAGGGGAGTGGATCAAGAAATATGATTTATCTTCTTTGCGTTTTCAGTTTTTGGCTGGAGAGCGTTGTGATGCGGCGACTTTAGAGTGGTTGCAATCGAAGTTAAACAAGCCAGTGATTGACCATTGGTGGCAAACAGAATCGGGTTGGCCTATGTTAGCCAATATGGCGGGGCATGAATTGATGCCGATCAAGCCAGGTTCTGCGGGTCGTCCAGTTTGTGGATTTGCCTTTGATATATTGGATGAGGATGGGCAGGCATTGCCTGCGAATGCAGAGGGGTTGTTGAGTATTCGGACGCCATTGCCTCCGGGTTGTTTGATGGGGCTTTGGGAAAATCCAGTGCGTTTCCAGAAAAGTTATTTTAGTCAATTTGAGGGCTATTATAGCACAGGAGATGGGGCTTATATAGATGAAGAGGGGTATTACTTCATTACGGGCCGGGTGGATGATGTCATCAATGTGGCTGGGCATCGCTTGTCTACGGCCGAGATGGAAGAGGTGTTGGCTGGGCATCCAGCGGTAGCGGAAGTTGCTGTAATTGGACGAGCTTGTGAGCTTAAAGGGCAGCGGCCTATGGCTTTTGTCGTTTGGCAGGGGCAAGAGGGGAGAGCGGAATCTGTATTAGAAAAGGAATTGGTGCAGTTGGTACGGACAAAGATTGGTGCGGTAGCGGCCTTAAAAGAGATTTTGCCTGTGCAGCGTTTGCCCAAAACGCGTTCGGGTAAAACCTTGCGTCGGTTGTTGCGAGACATCGTAGATCAGCGTCCTTACAAAATGCCATCTACAATAGATGATCCTAGCGTTATTCCAGAATTGCAGGCCCAAATTCAGGCCTATAGATAG
- a CDS encoding quinone oxidoreductase family protein → MSKMYAMVLDQKKSPAVYRQIEKPSPQADQVLIKVEAAALNHRDLYITQGLYPGVREGVILGSDASGEVVELGPQADKKWLGQKVIVNPNQNWGEQQAVQAKAYSILGMPQHGSMAEYLLVPQDRLFLRPAHLSAEEAAALPLAGLTAYRALFSRGRLQTGERLFISGIGGGVALTALQLAQPLGIDIWVSSGQAEKIEKAKEMGALNGISYKEEQWHKALLAQDPAGFDLIIDSAGGADFSYFVDLARPAGRIVFYGGTRGKFQINPQKMFWKQLDIMGSTMGSDEDFAQMIAWVEQHKIKPLVEQVWPLAEAQKAFDCMDKGQQFGKLVLKMND, encoded by the coding sequence ATGAGCAAGATGTATGCAATGGTCTTGGACCAAAAAAAATCTCCCGCAGTTTATCGCCAAATTGAAAAGCCTAGTCCCCAAGCTGATCAAGTACTGATTAAGGTGGAGGCCGCCGCGCTCAATCATCGCGATTTATATATTACGCAAGGCCTTTATCCTGGCGTTCGAGAAGGTGTTATTCTAGGCTCAGATGCTAGTGGCGAGGTGGTGGAATTAGGTCCCCAAGCCGATAAAAAATGGCTGGGCCAGAAGGTTATCGTCAACCCCAACCAAAATTGGGGCGAACAACAAGCCGTGCAAGCCAAAGCATATAGCATTTTGGGAATGCCTCAGCATGGCAGCATGGCCGAGTATCTTCTGGTCCCTCAAGATCGCCTGTTTTTGCGACCCGCCCACCTTTCTGCCGAGGAGGCGGCCGCCCTACCCTTGGCTGGACTCACGGCCTATCGCGCGCTCTTTAGCCGAGGCCGCTTGCAGACAGGCGAACGCCTATTTATTTCGGGTATTGGTGGGGGCGTGGCCCTGACGGCCCTGCAATTGGCCCAGCCCTTGGGTATTGATATTTGGGTTAGTTCTGGACAGGCCGAGAAGATCGAAAAGGCCAAGGAAATGGGGGCCCTAAACGGAATTTCCTATAAGGAAGAACAATGGCATAAAGCCTTGTTGGCCCAAGATCCCGCTGGCTTCGATTTGATTATTGATAGTGCTGGCGGCGCAGACTTTAGCTATTTTGTTGATTTGGCCCGCCCTGCTGGACGGATCGTTTTTTATGGCGGAACCCGAGGCAAATTCCAAATTAACCCCCAAAAGATGTTTTGGAAACAGCTCGATATTATGGGCAGCACTATGGGCAGCGATGAAGACTTTGCCCAAATGATTGCTTGGGTAGAACAGCATAAAATCAAACCGTTGGTGGAGCAAGTTTGGCCATTGGCCGAAGCACAAAAAGCCTTTGATTGTATGGATAAAGGCCAACAGTTTGGCAAATTGGTCCTGAAAATGAATGACTAA
- a CDS encoding leucine-rich repeat domain-containing protein, translating to MKNVILGLSLLTLMGCKRSWSAEPSLLVKADQLKSLDLSDGAWQRVSSDIAQFDQLKKLNLAENELEDLPDDITKLQALKKLDLSNNQFEELPPSIFQLKNLKELDLRHNRLDKIPKEIAQLKKLQNLYLGGNAISAAERQELRGYLPKTQVVGGEE from the coding sequence ATGAAGAATGTAATTCTAGGCTTAAGCCTATTGACGCTAATGGGCTGCAAGCGTAGCTGGTCCGCAGAACCCAGCCTCTTAGTCAAAGCCGACCAACTTAAAAGCTTAGACCTCAGCGATGGGGCCTGGCAAAGAGTTTCTAGTGATATTGCGCAATTTGATCAACTAAAAAAGCTAAATTTAGCGGAAAATGAATTGGAGGACCTGCCCGATGATATTACCAAATTGCAGGCCCTCAAAAAACTAGATCTCTCTAACAACCAGTTTGAAGAACTCCCCCCTAGCATTTTTCAACTGAAGAATCTCAAGGAGCTAGATTTGCGACATAACCGATTGGACAAGATTCCCAAAGAAATTGCCCAACTCAAGAAGTTGCAAAATCTCTACCTAGGAGGCAATGCCATTTCTGCAGCAGAGCGGCAAGAGCTTCGAGGCTATTTGCCCAAAACTCAAGTGGTTGGCGGAGAGGAATAA
- a CDS encoding C40 family peptidase: MNSISKVEIFQIFLLYMTLLIVGDQYIRMQQEQLAEEKAQAEEFAATMATFAEKVKVIQALELEKAQIEQSDITGMKSLIQRKRQAAAKAKRRAQLAEMRQAVYPPVPVKFQGELTLEKRILIRSEITAAAKKYLGRPYVYAAKGPNAFDCSGYTSFVMRLFGIEISPGSRYQATQGKHVDLKDAKVGDLLFFSRYGKGGMVTHVGLILSNTAEGITVIHANGPRHGIMIENVSKSSYWKKKILFARNVIDPVGAENQAAPLAEK, encoded by the coding sequence ATGAATTCCATATCTAAGGTAGAGATCTTTCAGATTTTTTTGCTCTATATGACCCTCTTGATCGTAGGAGATCAATACATTCGGATGCAGCAAGAACAATTGGCCGAAGAAAAAGCCCAAGCCGAAGAATTCGCCGCAACTATGGCTACTTTTGCCGAAAAAGTAAAAGTTATCCAAGCCCTAGAGCTAGAAAAAGCCCAAATTGAACAATCGGATATTACTGGGATGAAATCACTCATCCAACGCAAACGCCAAGCCGCAGCCAAAGCCAAACGCCGCGCTCAATTGGCCGAAATGCGCCAAGCTGTTTATCCTCCTGTTCCCGTAAAGTTCCAAGGAGAACTTACCCTAGAAAAACGGATCCTCATCCGCTCTGAAATTACTGCCGCCGCCAAAAAATACTTAGGTCGCCCTTATGTTTATGCCGCCAAAGGCCCCAATGCCTTCGATTGCTCTGGCTACACTTCTTTCGTAATGCGCCTCTTTGGAATCGAAATCTCTCCCGGCTCTCGTTATCAAGCAACTCAAGGAAAACATGTCGACCTAAAAGACGCAAAAGTAGGAGACCTCCTCTTTTTTAGCCGTTACGGCAAAGGCGGTATGGTTACTCATGTAGGACTTATTCTCAGCAATACCGCAGAAGGCATCACGGTTATTCATGCCAATGGCCCCCGCCACGGTATCATGATCGAAAATGTGAGCAAGTCTTCTTACTGGAAAAAGAAAATCCTATTCGCTCGTAACGTTATTGACCCCGTCGGAGCAGAAAATCAAGCTGCTCCCTTGGCCGAAAAATAA
- a CDS encoding cysteine-rich CWC family protein, with product MKKECPSCHKNFECQPENIAICQCVGLEIGPALKAHLAKSKKDCYCANCLCELNEICAQAAQESLPKKAHEFVEGKHFYKENGLWIFSKYYLIQRGYCCGNGCKHCPY from the coding sequence ATGAAAAAAGAATGTCCAAGCTGTCACAAAAACTTTGAGTGTCAGCCTGAAAATATAGCCATTTGTCAGTGTGTGGGCCTAGAAATTGGACCTGCCTTAAAGGCCCATTTGGCCAAGAGTAAGAAAGATTGTTATTGTGCAAACTGCTTGTGCGAATTGAATGAAATTTGTGCGCAGGCGGCTCAGGAATCGCTACCTAAAAAGGCCCATGAATTTGTAGAAGGCAAGCATTTTTATAAGGAAAATGGGCTTTGGATATTTAGCAAATACTACCTGATTCAGCGGGGATATTGTTGTGGCAATGGCTGCAAACACTGCCCCTACTAA
- a CDS encoding Fur family transcriptional regulator, with amino-acid sequence MSENKTQNTINEVTKIFSTYLVKNGLRKTPERFAILEEIYKRNDHFDAEALYIHMKTQNYRVSRATVYNTLELLVACDLVRKHQFGKNLAQYEKAYGFKQHDHAVCIETGEVFEFCDPRIQQIKELVAEMLDFEITHHSLTFYGYSKEGREKKK; translated from the coding sequence ATGTCAGAGAACAAAACGCAAAACACTATAAACGAAGTAACCAAAATCTTTTCTACTTACTTGGTTAAAAATGGCCTTCGCAAGACCCCAGAACGCTTTGCCATTTTGGAAGAGATTTATAAGCGCAATGATCATTTTGATGCAGAAGCGCTATATATTCATATGAAAACCCAGAATTATCGGGTTAGCCGAGCTACAGTTTATAATACGCTAGAGCTTTTGGTGGCCTGTGATTTGGTGCGCAAGCATCAGTTTGGAAAAAACTTGGCTCAATATGAGAAAGCCTATGGCTTTAAGCAGCACGATCATGCTGTTTGTATTGAGACTGGAGAAGTCTTTGAATTTTGTGATCCCCGTATTCAGCAAATCAAGGAGTTGGTAGCCGAAATGCTCGACTTCGAAATTACTCACCATTCGCTAACCTTCTATGGGTACAGCAAAGAAGGCCGCGAAAAAAAGAAATAG
- a CDS encoding STAS domain-containing protein — MTFQLEQLEDICILALDDLWNPEENQAIIQEVEHLIAQGQRLFLIDLGQMQFMNSSGLAFLISILTRARSAGGELALCHISPKIEQLLLMTRLRSTFEVADSREEALNILQALMKN, encoded by the coding sequence ATGACTTTTCAACTAGAACAATTAGAAGACATTTGCATCCTAGCGCTGGATGATCTTTGGAATCCAGAAGAGAATCAGGCCATCATTCAAGAAGTAGAGCATTTGATTGCTCAGGGACAACGCCTTTTTTTGATTGATTTGGGGCAAATGCAGTTTATGAACTCCTCTGGATTAGCCTTTTTAATTAGCATCTTAACCCGTGCCCGCTCTGCCGGTGGAGAATTGGCCCTTTGCCACATCTCTCCTAAAATTGAGCAACTCCTACTCATGACTCGCTTGCGCTCTACCTTTGAAGTAGCCGACAGCCGAGAAGAGGCCTTAAATATTTTGCAGGCCTTGATGAAGAACTAA
- a CDS encoding adenylosuccinate synthase, translating to MVDVLLGLQWGDEGKGKVVDYLARQYDIVARFQGGPNAGHTLVLDGQKFVLHTIPSGIFRPQVLNLIGNGVVIDPTTLIKEMESISAAVPNFGERLFIAKKAQLILPSHRLLDTVMEAAKGDGKIGSTLRGIGPTYTDKIARRGLRMGDILLPNFKARYEELKAEHLKMAQIYPEVDFDLAGQEAAFFAAVETLKGHQLVDGEYFINKQLAQGKKVLAEGAQGSMLDIDFGTYPFVTSSNTISAGVCNGLGVAPQKIGEVIGITKAYCTRVGSGPFPSELFGEEGENLRQAGGEFGATTGRPRRCGWLDLPQLKYTIMLSGVTQLVITKVDVLNEMEELKVATAYNYGGQKSQDLPHDLVLEDISLDYRSYEGWQSSLKGIQKFEDFPQKLQDYIHSLETELAVPMKMISTGPEREALIIRD from the coding sequence ATGGTTGATGTTCTGTTGGGACTCCAATGGGGAGATGAGGGAAAAGGTAAGGTCGTAGATTATTTAGCTCGACAATACGATATTGTCGCTCGCTTTCAAGGAGGCCCCAATGCTGGGCACACTTTGGTCCTCGATGGCCAAAAATTTGTACTGCACACCATCCCTTCTGGGATTTTCAGACCACAGGTGCTCAACCTGATTGGTAATGGCGTAGTGATTGACCCCACTACCCTCATTAAAGAAATGGAAAGTATCTCTGCCGCTGTCCCAAATTTTGGGGAGCGGCTTTTTATTGCCAAAAAAGCACAGCTTATCCTGCCCTCACATCGTTTGCTCGATACCGTGATGGAAGCCGCCAAAGGCGATGGTAAAATTGGCTCTACCCTCAGAGGAATTGGCCCCACTTATACCGATAAAATTGCTCGCCGTGGCCTCCGTATGGGCGATATTCTCTTGCCCAATTTCAAAGCCCGCTATGAAGAACTCAAAGCCGAGCACTTGAAAATGGCCCAAATTTACCCTGAAGTAGATTTTGATTTGGCTGGACAAGAAGCAGCCTTTTTTGCCGCTGTAGAAACCCTAAAAGGCCATCAACTGGTAGATGGCGAATACTTTATCAATAAGCAGTTGGCCCAAGGCAAAAAAGTTCTGGCCGAAGGTGCCCAGGGTTCTATGCTCGATATTGATTTTGGAACTTATCCCTTTGTCACTTCTTCCAATACCATTAGCGCTGGGGTTTGCAATGGCCTAGGCGTGGCTCCACAAAAGATCGGAGAGGTTATCGGCATTACCAAAGCCTATTGCACCCGCGTAGGTAGCGGCCCCTTCCCTTCTGAACTCTTTGGCGAAGAAGGCGAAAATCTTCGCCAAGCAGGTGGAGAGTTTGGCGCAACTACAGGCCGTCCCCGCCGCTGCGGTTGGCTCGATTTGCCCCAGCTCAAATATACCATCATGTTGAGCGGAGTGACCCAATTGGTCATTACTAAGGTAGATGTCCTTAACGAAATGGAAGAACTCAAAGTGGCTACAGCCTATAATTATGGCGGACAAAAAAGCCAAGATCTTCCACATGATTTGGTCCTTGAAGACATTAGCTTGGACTATCGCAGCTATGAGGGCTGGCAAAGCAGCCTCAAAGGCATTCAAAAGTTTGAGGATTTTCCACAAAAGCTACAAGATTACATTCATAGCCTAGAAACAGAGCTAGCTGTACCGATGAAAATGATCTCTACTGGTCCAGAACGCGAAGCTTTGATTATTAGAGATTAG